One Ignavibacteriota bacterium DNA segment encodes these proteins:
- the holB gene encoding DNA polymerase III subunit delta' yields MPSDHQTSMPWPRVLGQRRVKLLLQNAMRTARLPHAYLFHGPEGVGKDAMAIEFARVLQCENGGVEACGKCDSCAKMATLQHPDVHLITALPVGKNEEGGDGPFDRLTQEEMKAVRSEFLAKAQDPYHRIGIPRATGIKVNSIREIRREAPLASAGNRRRIFILSNADMLADVAANTLLKTLEEPPAHCMFILTTSYREELLPTILSRCQQVRFDPLSDAQIQDALMSRDGVEANHAALLARLSGGSYSRARELTGDDLMGEREHVLEFVRRTVAGHHADVGKIIDTVTDEKDRTRVTRFLHLLLLWFRDALVLGKQGSIINIDQREPLERFIGRYPAADIPVILADIDRAISLVERNVYIKLILYNLAGQMKANIR; encoded by the coding sequence ATGCCTTCTGACCATCAGACATCCATGCCCTGGCCGCGCGTGCTCGGGCAACGGCGCGTCAAGCTCCTGCTCCAGAATGCGATGCGCACTGCGCGCCTCCCTCACGCCTACCTGTTCCACGGCCCCGAAGGGGTCGGCAAGGATGCCATGGCCATCGAATTCGCACGTGTGCTGCAGTGCGAGAACGGCGGCGTGGAGGCATGCGGGAAATGCGACTCCTGTGCGAAGATGGCGACACTGCAGCATCCCGATGTGCACCTGATCACCGCTCTGCCGGTGGGCAAGAATGAAGAGGGCGGCGATGGCCCGTTCGACCGTCTGACGCAGGAAGAGATGAAGGCCGTGCGGTCGGAGTTCCTGGCGAAAGCGCAGGATCCGTATCACCGGATCGGCATCCCGCGCGCGACAGGCATCAAGGTGAACAGCATCCGCGAGATACGGCGCGAAGCACCGCTGGCAAGCGCGGGAAACAGGCGGCGGATCTTCATCCTGTCGAATGCGGATATGCTCGCGGATGTGGCGGCGAACACGCTGCTCAAGACGCTGGAAGAACCTCCCGCGCACTGCATGTTCATCCTGACCACATCGTACCGGGAGGAACTGCTCCCCACGATCCTGTCGCGCTGCCAGCAGGTGCGGTTCGACCCGCTGTCCGATGCGCAGATCCAGGATGCACTCATGAGCCGGGATGGCGTGGAGGCGAACCACGCGGCGCTCCTGGCCCGGCTGTCAGGCGGGAGCTACTCGCGCGCACGCGAGTTGACGGGTGATGACCTGATGGGGGAGCGCGAGCATGTGCTGGAGTTCGTGCGACGCACCGTGGCCGGTCATCATGCAGATGTGGGGAAGATCATCGACACGGTGACCGATGAAAAGGACCGGACGCGGGTGACACGCTTCCTGCATCTCCTGCTCCTCTGGTTCCGCGATGCACTCGTCCTGGGGAAACAGGGGAGCATCATCAATATCGACCAGCGCGAACCGCTCGAACGGTTCATCGGACGCTACCCGGCTGCCGATATCCCCGTCATCCTCGCGGACATCGACCGGGCGATTTCGCTTGTGGAAAGAAATGTCTACATTAAACTGATCCTGTATAACCTGGCAGGACAGATGAAAGCCAATATCCGTTGA
- the metG gene encoding methionine--tRNA ligase, with protein MNPDRILVTAALPYANNPLHLGHLAGAYLPADLYVRFQRMKGRDVLFICGSDEHGVAITITADKEHVHPQTVVDRYHAMNSKAFERFGMSFDNYSRTSIPLHHQTTQEFFADFHARGILKEKKEKQFYDPVAKKFLPDRYVEGICPVCGSPDARGDQCEKCGSYLNPMELKEPRSKLSGGTPEVRETSHWYFPLGDFQVRLEEYLKDRSAREEWKENVLNYCRGWFKDGLKDRAVTRDLDWGVRVPVTGYEQKVVYVWFDAVLGYITSTREWAAAKGAPDDWKKYWLSPDTKYVAFIGKDNVVFHCIVFPAMLMAWNDTHAEKYVLPANVPANEFFNYEGQKFSKSRGWGINVDEFLDRYPADPLRYYLTMTLPEYRDSDFTWKEFQAKNNNELADIFGNFINRTLAFAVRTFKGSVPPRGAPDARDTEMLALAARTPEAVGVLMDGYHFRDGLAEVMNLARAANKYFNDSEPWKTAKSDPARCATTINVCTQVARTLAVLMCPFTPATSERLWGMLQLAGTAASQSWDTAGEPMIPDGHVLGTPGILVTKIEDEVIAAELGKLDQPAEPAAAPAVPAQEPPKPTITFDDFKKVDLRVATIVAAERVTKSEKLLKLQVEIGTEQRQIVAGIAQHYAPEALVGKSIIVVYNLAPAKLMGQESQGMLLAASDASGKLAFVTPSGDIASGGIVK; from the coding sequence ATGAACCCCGATCGTATCCTGGTGACCGCCGCGTTGCCGTACGCGAACAACCCCCTGCATCTGGGGCATCTCGCCGGCGCGTACCTTCCTGCCGACCTCTACGTCCGGTTCCAGCGCATGAAAGGGCGCGATGTCCTGTTCATTTGTGGGTCGGATGAGCATGGCGTTGCGATCACGATCACTGCCGATAAAGAGCACGTCCATCCGCAGACCGTCGTCGATCGTTACCACGCAATGAACAGCAAGGCGTTCGAGCGGTTCGGCATGAGCTTCGACAACTATTCCCGGACCTCCATCCCTCTGCACCATCAGACCACGCAGGAGTTCTTCGCCGATTTCCATGCCCGCGGGATCCTGAAGGAGAAGAAGGAGAAACAGTTCTACGATCCGGTCGCGAAGAAATTCCTGCCCGACCGCTACGTGGAAGGCATCTGTCCGGTGTGCGGTTCGCCCGATGCCCGCGGTGACCAGTGCGAGAAATGCGGATCGTATCTGAACCCCATGGAATTGAAGGAGCCGCGGAGCAAGCTTTCGGGCGGCACGCCCGAGGTGCGGGAGACCTCGCACTGGTATTTCCCCCTCGGGGATTTCCAGGTACGGCTCGAAGAGTACCTCAAGGACCGCAGCGCGCGTGAAGAATGGAAAGAGAACGTCCTGAACTATTGCCGGGGGTGGTTCAAGGATGGATTGAAGGACCGTGCCGTGACCCGCGACCTCGATTGGGGTGTGCGTGTCCCCGTCACCGGGTATGAACAGAAAGTGGTCTATGTCTGGTTCGATGCCGTGCTCGGGTACATCACCTCGACGCGAGAATGGGCGGCGGCGAAGGGTGCGCCGGACGACTGGAAGAAGTACTGGCTCTCGCCGGACACGAAGTACGTTGCATTCATCGGCAAGGACAACGTCGTGTTCCATTGCATCGTCTTCCCCGCGATGCTCATGGCATGGAATGACACGCACGCCGAGAAGTACGTCCTTCCCGCCAATGTCCCCGCGAACGAGTTCTTCAACTATGAAGGACAGAAGTTCTCGAAGAGCCGTGGATGGGGCATCAATGTGGACGAATTTCTTGACCGCTACCCGGCGGACCCGCTCCGCTATTATCTGACCATGACGCTGCCGGAATACCGGGATTCCGACTTCACCTGGAAAGAATTCCAGGCGAAGAACAACAATGAACTGGCCGACATCTTCGGCAACTTCATCAACCGGACACTCGCGTTCGCCGTCCGGACGTTCAAGGGAAGTGTCCCGCCCCGCGGCGCACCGGATGCCCGTGACACCGAGATGCTTGCACTCGCAGCGCGGACACCGGAGGCCGTCGGAGTCCTGATGGACGGCTATCATTTCCGCGACGGTCTCGCTGAGGTGATGAACCTCGCGCGCGCGGCGAACAAGTACTTCAACGACAGCGAGCCGTGGAAGACCGCCAAGAGCGATCCGGCCCGGTGTGCCACGACGATCAATGTCTGCACGCAGGTGGCGCGGACCCTGGCCGTCCTGATGTGTCCGTTCACACCGGCGACGTCGGAACGGCTCTGGGGGATGCTGCAACTGGCCGGTACTGCCGCGTCGCAGAGCTGGGATACAGCCGGTGAACCCATGATCCCCGATGGCCATGTGCTTGGTACACCGGGAATTCTTGTCACAAAGATCGAGGATGAAGTGATCGCTGCTGAACTTGGCAAATTGGATCAACCTGCAGAACCGGCCGCTGCGCCTGCCGTTCCGGCACAAGAGCCGCCCAAGCCGACCATCACGTTCGATGACTTCAAGAAGGTGGATCTGCGGGTGGCAACGATCGTGGCCGCGGAACGCGTGACGAAGTCCGAGAAGCTCCTGAAACTGCAGGTGGAGATCGGGACCGAACAGCGCCAGATCGTGGCCGGTATCGCGCAGCACTACGCCCCCGAGGCGCTCGTCGGGAAGTCCATCATCGTCGTCTACAACCTTGCACCGGCGAAACTCATGGGACAGGAGTCGCAGGGCATGCTCCTCGCAGCATCGGATGCAAGCGGCAAGCTCGCGTTTGTCACCCCGTCCGGCGACATTGCGAGCGGCGGGATCGTAAAATAG
- a CDS encoding YchF/TatD family DNA exonuclease has protein sequence MTFIDTHAHLTAREFDADRDEVIARAADAGVRFIINPGTNLDDSRRAVELADRHPMVYAAVGYHPHDARLADDAGLAEIEALSKHPRVVAIGEIGLDFHYDLSPRDAQERVFAEQLAIAQRRDLPVIIHTRESLEQTIAMLSASIEACPAWRESKRPRGARNPGPRGVFHCYPGDVAIAWKLVGMGFMVSLPGIVTFKKPGNAVDVAAAISIEHQLLETDSPYLAPVPHRGTRNEPMHIPVIAQRIADVQHLSVEDVARSTNVAAYQLFGIGEKPMPRFTYPLKRSLYINLTNRCDADCIFCDRKGEAMVKGHNLKITREPEAEEVIAEIGDPLRYEEVVFCGYGEPTIRLEALKQVARFVKDRGGRTRLNTDGHGNIINKRNIVPELAGLVDSVSISLNSTDPQQYGALMRIDGPKNFAAMVEFAKDAVRFLPRVVLTIVDLDDVDEEKARTFVEKEVGAIFAKRPFF, from the coding sequence ATGACGTTCATTGACACCCACGCGCATCTCACGGCGCGGGAATTCGATGCTGACCGCGATGAGGTCATTGCCCGCGCGGCCGATGCCGGGGTCCGCTTCATCATCAATCCCGGCACCAATCTCGATGACAGCCGTCGTGCTGTAGAACTCGCAGACCGGCATCCGATGGTCTATGCAGCCGTCGGGTACCATCCTCATGATGCCCGGCTCGCCGATGATGCCGGCCTGGCGGAGATCGAAGCCCTCAGCAAGCACCCCCGCGTTGTCGCGATAGGGGAGATCGGGCTGGATTTCCACTACGATCTGTCGCCCCGCGATGCCCAGGAACGTGTCTTCGCGGAACAGCTTGCCATTGCCCAACGCCGGGATCTTCCCGTCATCATCCACACGCGCGAATCACTCGAGCAGACGATCGCCATGCTCTCGGCGAGCATTGAGGCATGTCCCGCCTGGCGGGAGAGCAAACGACCCCGGGGCGCGCGCAACCCCGGGCCGCGTGGTGTCTTTCACTGCTATCCCGGGGACGTGGCGATCGCATGGAAGCTCGTCGGGATGGGATTCATGGTGTCGCTGCCGGGGATCGTAACGTTCAAGAAACCCGGGAATGCCGTGGATGTAGCCGCGGCGATCTCGATCGAGCATCAGCTTCTGGAGACCGATAGCCCGTATCTTGCACCGGTCCCTCACCGGGGCACCCGCAACGAGCCCATGCACATCCCCGTGATCGCTCAGCGCATCGCGGACGTTCAGCATCTGTCTGTCGAGGATGTCGCGCGGTCGACGAATGTCGCCGCCTATCAATTGTTCGGCATCGGCGAGAAGCCGATGCCCCGCTTCACCTACCCGCTCAAGCGATCGCTCTATATCAACCTCACGAACCGGTGTGACGCCGACTGCATTTTTTGCGACCGCAAGGGCGAAGCGATGGTGAAGGGGCACAACCTGAAGATCACGCGTGAACCTGAAGCGGAAGAGGTGATCGCCGAGATCGGTGACCCGCTCCGGTACGAAGAAGTGGTCTTCTGTGGTTATGGTGAGCCCACCATCCGGCTCGAAGCCTTGAAGCAGGTCGCCCGGTTCGTGAAGGACCGTGGCGGCCGCACGCGGCTGAATACGGACGGGCACGGGAATATCATCAACAAGCGCAACATCGTGCCGGAGCTTGCGGGACTCGTGGATTCCGTCTCCATCAGCCTGAATTCAACCGATCCACAGCAATATGGCGCCCTCATGCGCATCGATGGGCCGAAAAACTTCGCGGCGATGGTCGAGTTCGCGAAAGATGCTGTCCGGTTCCTGCCACGCGTTGTCCTCACCATCGTGGACCTCGATGACGTGGATGAGGAGAAGGCGCGGACGTTCGTCGAGAAGGAGGTCGGGGCGATCTTCGCGAAGCGGCCCTTCTTCTGA